From Enterococcus mediterraneensis, the proteins below share one genomic window:
- the yhbY gene encoding ribosome assembly RNA-binding protein YhbY, which produces MELRGKQKRFLRSQAHHLQPIFQIGKGGVNDAMIKQIDEALEKRELIKISLLQNTDEITEEVAEVLQDAINCEIVQIIGRVIVLFKPSSKEKYQKLSKEVRSI; this is translated from the coding sequence ATGGAATTAAGAGGAAAACAAAAACGCTTTTTGCGTAGTCAAGCGCATCATCTGCAGCCGATTTTCCAAATCGGCAAAGGCGGCGTGAATGACGCGATGATCAAACAGATCGACGAAGCGTTGGAAAAACGCGAATTGATCAAGATCTCATTATTGCAAAATACAGATGAGATCACAGAAGAAGTCGCAGAAGTTTTACAGGATGCGATCAATTGCGAGATCGTTCAGATCATTGGACGTGTTATTGTGTTGTTCAAACCGTCCAGCAAAGAAAAATATCAAAAGCTTTCAAAAGAAGTTCGTTCAATTTAA
- the yqeH gene encoding ribosome biogenesis GTPase YqeH, translating into MSEAIHCIGCGAVIQTEDPQKLGYTPKTALEKGLASGEVYCQRCFRLRHYNEIQDVSLTDDDFLRLLNELGQKDALIVNVVDIFDFNGSLIPGLHRFVGDNPVLLVGNKVDILPKSLKTGKLTQWMKERAHEAGLRPVDVLLTSAKKAHYMQDLLAKIEEYRDGRDVYVVGVTNVGKSTLINQIIQQTAGVKELITTSRFPGTTLDKIEIPLEDGHFLIDTPGIIHRHQMAHYLGKKDLKIIAPHKEIKPKVYQLQAEQTLFLGGLARFDFIQGEKSSFIAYVANDIKIQRTKLEKADAFYQKHVGGLLQPPRPDEVADFPELVRFEFSIKEKTDIVFAGLGWVTVTAPSVVAGWAPKGVDVLRRKALI; encoded by the coding sequence GTGAGTGAAGCAATCCATTGTATTGGATGCGGTGCGGTGATCCAAACGGAAGATCCGCAAAAATTAGGATATACACCAAAAACTGCTCTTGAAAAAGGGCTGGCTTCTGGTGAAGTTTATTGTCAGCGATGTTTTCGACTGCGTCATTACAATGAGATCCAGGACGTTTCTTTGACAGACGACGATTTTTTACGCTTGTTGAATGAACTAGGACAAAAAGACGCGCTGATCGTAAATGTTGTTGATATTTTTGATTTCAACGGTTCATTGATCCCAGGATTGCATCGTTTCGTAGGAGACAATCCAGTCCTGCTGGTAGGGAACAAAGTAGATATCTTGCCGAAATCATTGAAGACCGGCAAATTGACCCAATGGATGAAAGAACGGGCTCACGAAGCCGGATTGCGTCCTGTTGATGTCTTGCTGACAAGTGCAAAAAAAGCGCATTATATGCAGGATCTGCTGGCTAAGATCGAAGAATATCGTGATGGTCGGGATGTCTATGTAGTAGGCGTGACGAATGTCGGCAAGTCGACATTGATCAATCAGATCATCCAGCAGACAGCAGGAGTCAAAGAGCTGATCACTACGTCTAGATTTCCGGGAACGACATTGGATAAGATCGAGATCCCACTGGAAGACGGTCATTTTCTGATCGACACACCAGGGATCATCCACCGTCATCAAATGGCTCATTATCTTGGGAAAAAAGATTTGAAGATCATTGCGCCTCATAAAGAAATCAAACCGAAAGTCTATCAGCTGCAAGCGGAACAAACCCTCTTTTTAGGCGGATTGGCACGTTTTGATTTTATTCAGGGAGAAAAGAGTTCCTTTATCGCCTATGTGGCAAATGACATCAAGATCCAACGGACAAAATTGGAAAAAGCGGATGCGTTTTATCAAAAACATGTCGGCGGACTATTACAGCCGCCGCGTCCGGATGAAGTCGCTGATTTTCCGGAATTGGTACGCTTTGAATTTTCCATCAAAGAAAAAACCGATATCGTTTTTGCCGGTCTCGGTTGGGTCACGGTGACCGCTCCCAGTGTTGTTGCAGGCTGGGCGCCAAAGGGTGTCGATGTACTGCGAAGAAAGGCTTTAATTTAA
- the helD gene encoding RNA polymerase recycling motor HelD — MNEKAKEQLHVDETIALIQAEQQLLEKQQQALTSTVQEELKGIADKTIRGGSDEAFYESAVEYRQHEQELLLKYHTAESQQKRIKTLKTMSNNPYFARIDFREESDTETLYLGIASLRDPQEETIVIDWRAPIANLYYEGELGPTFYETDHDRFDVELLLKRQFKIQEGQILSMVDTSEVINDEFLLEILDEASSSQMKNIVSTIQKAQNQIIRDTHSKVMLIEGIAGSGKTSALLQRIAFLLYRHRKWLDDKQVLLFSPNHLFSDYISMVLPSLGESEVPTRTFRMFMAQLLPNFEIEKELQLEEIFLSGKEQKAERLKSGLALVKEIKRYGKSITNYGPLFRSLKIKGEVKISAKQIRQWYQETNPALPLYQRTQLLQTKLLKKIGGLQKDEAKKQWVKELTEEKLQDYFTDHPNQEYTEETERRLRNQIRKQIVQRYFRGMSRMINQFQFINYSKQYLHFLQSVPKASLSSAGLSEEEWTASILETRDKLKNKALSQEDAVLFFLLAKELYPINVSQKARFIFIDEMQDFPPAQVALLRQLYPNASLTLCGDLNQKVFGNETIVGSLNELFPTEQVTRYQLTTSYRSTKEITDFANQFLSQEDRVELTARKGDLPSVFEAKTNQQALGLLEEMIQDKAKERFWRTAIICKTAEECAELYDSLAPEVQEKVQLIISEDTFMKKNLMIIPAFLAKGLEFDRVFAWNIGTNFETEQDQLILYTIATRAMHQLVLIAPEETSRFLTSADPLTYQKTFI; from the coding sequence ATGAATGAAAAAGCGAAAGAACAGCTGCATGTGGATGAAACCATTGCGTTGATCCAAGCAGAACAGCAGCTATTAGAAAAACAACAGCAAGCACTGACAAGCACTGTACAAGAGGAATTAAAGGGGATCGCTGATAAAACGATCCGCGGCGGTTCTGACGAAGCCTTCTATGAATCTGCGGTTGAATATCGGCAGCATGAACAGGAATTATTGCTGAAATATCATACCGCCGAATCACAGCAAAAAAGGATCAAAACATTAAAAACAATGAGCAACAACCCGTACTTTGCCCGTATCGATTTTCGAGAAGAAAGCGACACGGAAACATTGTATCTAGGGATCGCCTCTTTGCGGGACCCGCAAGAAGAAACCATCGTCATCGACTGGCGGGCACCCATCGCCAATCTCTATTATGAAGGTGAATTGGGACCGACTTTTTATGAGACGGATCATGATCGGTTTGACGTGGAACTTCTTTTGAAACGCCAATTCAAGATCCAAGAAGGTCAGATCCTTTCAATGGTAGACACTTCTGAAGTGATCAATGATGAATTTCTTTTGGAGATCCTTGATGAAGCCTCGTCTTCTCAAATGAAAAATATCGTTTCTACGATCCAAAAAGCGCAAAACCAAATCATTCGCGATACCCACAGCAAGGTCATGTTGATCGAAGGGATCGCCGGCAGCGGAAAAACTTCGGCACTATTGCAGCGGATCGCTTTTCTTTTGTATCGACATCGCAAATGGCTGGATGACAAACAAGTCTTGCTTTTCTCACCAAACCATTTGTTTTCTGATTACATTTCAATGGTCTTGCCCTCGCTAGGTGAAAGCGAAGTACCGACACGTACCTTCCGGATGTTTATGGCGCAATTGTTGCCGAACTTCGAAATCGAAAAAGAACTGCAATTAGAAGAGATTTTCTTATCCGGCAAAGAACAAAAAGCCGAACGTCTAAAAAGCGGATTAGCGTTAGTCAAAGAAATAAAACGTTACGGAAAAAGCATCACCAATTATGGTCCTCTTTTCCGCTCCTTGAAGATCAAAGGCGAGGTCAAGATCTCCGCGAAACAGATCCGCCAGTGGTATCAGGAAACCAATCCTGCATTGCCTTTATATCAGCGGACACAACTATTGCAAACGAAATTATTGAAAAAAATCGGCGGTCTGCAAAAAGACGAAGCCAAAAAACAATGGGTCAAAGAGCTGACAGAAGAAAAATTGCAGGATTATTTTACGGACCATCCTAATCAGGAATACACGGAAGAAACAGAACGAAGATTGCGAAACCAGATTCGTAAACAAATCGTGCAGCGTTATTTCCGCGGGATGAGCCGTATGATCAACCAGTTCCAATTTATCAATTATTCCAAGCAATACCTGCATTTTCTGCAATCTGTACCGAAAGCGAGTTTGTCCTCAGCAGGATTGTCTGAAGAAGAATGGACAGCCTCCATTCTTGAAACAAGAGACAAATTAAAGAATAAGGCTCTTTCCCAAGAAGATGCTGTTTTATTCTTTTTATTGGCAAAAGAACTTTATCCAATCAACGTTTCGCAAAAAGCCCGCTTTATTTTTATCGATGAGATGCAGGACTTTCCGCCAGCCCAAGTCGCCCTTTTGCGTCAGCTTTATCCTAATGCCAGCCTGACACTTTGCGGCGACCTCAATCAAAAGGTCTTCGGTAATGAAACGATCGTCGGTTCATTGAACGAGCTGTTTCCAACTGAACAAGTGACTCGTTACCAACTGACCACCAGCTACCGTTCCACCAAAGAGATCACTGATTTTGCCAATCAATTTTTATCGCAAGAAGACCGCGTGGAATTGACTGCCAGAAAAGGTGATCTGCCATCCGTTTTCGAAGCGAAAACGAATCAACAGGCACTTGGATTATTGGAGGAAATGATCCAAGACAAAGCCAAAGAACGCTTCTGGCGTACCGCGATCATCTGTAAAACTGCCGAAGAATGTGCAGAGCTCTATGACAGCCTTGCTCCTGAAGTTCAAGAAAAAGTGCAGCTGATCATTTCAGAAGATACCTTTATGAAAAAAAATCTTATGATCATCCCGGCCTTTTTAGCAAAAGGTTTGGAATTCGATCGCGTCTTTGCCTGGAATATCGGCACCAATTTTGAAACAGAGCAGGATCAATTGATTCTTTATACTATCGCTACGCGGGCGATGCATCAATTGGTATTGATCGCCCCTGAAGAAACAAGCAGATTTTTAACTTCTGCTGATCCTCTGACTTATCAAAAAACATTTATCTAA
- a CDS encoding glycoside hydrolase family 1 protein: MEDARKTQFPKDFLWGSASAAYQVEGAWDEDGKGKSVWDEFVRIPGKTFKGTNGDLAVDHYHRYKEDVQLMKEQGLKSYRFSVAWTRIFPEGRGKVNQEGLDFYVRLVDELIENGIEPLLTIYHWDLPLALQEAYGGWESREIIEDFVNYATVLFETFKDKVHYWVSLNEQNVFIQLGYMLAAHPPGVSDMKRMYQANHHANLANAAVIKKFHEMNMPGQIGPSFAYTPNYSFDSDPKNVLAAENAEEFMANYWMDVYARGEYPVVVMDYLEKEGIAPEVLPEDAELLKAGKPDFMGMNYYQSATNKFNPLDGVGQGKMNTSGKKGSSQESGVPGLYKKVANPFVDRTNWDWEIDPMGIRIALRRITSRYRLPVLITENGLGEFDKITEDHKIHDEYRINYLRSHVEAISDAIADGCQVLGYCTWSYTDLLSWLNGYQKRYGFVYVDQDETQEGSLNRYKKDSYYWYQRVIASNGTDLD, translated from the coding sequence TTGGAAGATGCACGCAAAACGCAATTTCCTAAAGATTTTCTTTGGGGTTCAGCTTCTGCTGCCTACCAAGTAGAAGGCGCATGGGATGAAGACGGCAAAGGCAAATCTGTATGGGACGAATTTGTTCGGATCCCGGGAAAAACATTTAAAGGAACAAATGGTGATTTGGCAGTCGACCACTATCATCGTTACAAAGAAGATGTTCAATTAATGAAAGAACAAGGGTTGAAATCCTATCGATTCTCTGTTGCTTGGACACGGATCTTTCCTGAAGGAAGAGGCAAAGTCAATCAAGAAGGTCTTGATTTTTATGTGAGATTAGTGGATGAATTGATTGAAAACGGTATCGAACCATTATTGACGATCTATCACTGGGATCTGCCTCTTGCATTGCAAGAAGCATACGGTGGTTGGGAATCCCGCGAAATTATCGAGGATTTTGTTAATTATGCGACAGTATTGTTCGAAACATTCAAAGATAAGGTTCATTATTGGGTCAGCTTGAATGAACAAAATGTCTTTATTCAATTAGGCTACATGTTAGCTGCACATCCGCCTGGTGTCAGCGATATGAAACGGATGTACCAAGCAAACCACCATGCGAATTTGGCGAACGCGGCAGTGATCAAAAAATTCCATGAAATGAACATGCCGGGACAAATCGGACCAAGTTTTGCTTATACACCAAACTATTCTTTCGACAGCGATCCAAAAAATGTATTGGCTGCTGAAAACGCGGAAGAATTTATGGCAAATTACTGGATGGATGTTTATGCCAGAGGAGAATATCCAGTCGTAGTGATGGATTACTTAGAAAAAGAAGGAATCGCACCAGAAGTTTTACCGGAAGATGCAGAATTGCTGAAAGCCGGCAAACCAGACTTCATGGGTATGAACTATTACCAAAGTGCTACCAACAAATTCAATCCGTTAGACGGTGTAGGTCAAGGGAAAATGAATACTTCCGGTAAAAAAGGTTCTTCACAAGAATCCGGTGTACCAGGATTGTATAAAAAAGTTGCCAATCCTTTCGTAGATCGTACGAATTGGGATTGGGAAATCGATCCAATGGGTATCCGTATCGCATTGCGACGGATCACCAGCCGTTATCGTTTGCCAGTGCTGATCACAGAAAACGGTTTAGGAGAATTTGATAAGATCACCGAAGATCACAAAATCCATGACGAATACCGGATCAATTATCTGCGCAGTCACGTAGAAGCGATCTCTGACGCGATCGCAGACGGCTGTCAAGTATTGGGCTATTGCACATGGTCATATACTGACTTATTGAGCTGGTTGAATGGCTATCAAAAACGGTACGGTTTTGTTTACGTAGATCAAGACGAAACTCAAGAAGGTTCCTTGAATCGCTACAAAAAAGACAGCTATTACTGGTATCAACGAGTGATCGCTTCTAATGGTACTGATTTAGATTGA
- the rsfS gene encoding ribosome silencing factor → MLEIAVRAADSKHAEDIMALDVREISLLADYFVICSANSERQINAIVDEVVEKAEEQQIDIKRVEGKDGAKWVLVDLGDVIVHVFSNTERAFYNLEKLWADAPLVSITDWVVE, encoded by the coding sequence ATTTTAGAGATCGCGGTTCGCGCGGCAGATTCAAAACATGCAGAAGATATCATGGCACTCGATGTCAGAGAGATTTCTTTACTAGCTGATTATTTTGTTATCTGCTCAGCAAACAGCGAAAGACAAATCAACGCGATCGTTGATGAAGTCGTGGAAAAAGCTGAAGAACAACAAATCGACATCAAACGTGTTGAAGGAAAAGACGGCGCTAAATGGGTCTTAGTAGACCTTGGAGATGTGATCGTCCATGTTTTCAGCAATACAGAACGTGCTTTTTACAATTTGGAAAAACTTTGGGCTGATGCACCGTTAGTCAGCATCACAGATTGGGTCGTGGAATAA
- a CDS encoding class I SAM-dependent DNA methyltransferase, producing MAYETFAFVYDEVMDTSLYEKWLAFSKRHLQGKKEILELACGTGALAVAFAKEGYDVTALDLSEEMLMIASNRALESETDIQFVAGDMLDLSEIGQYQAVTCFSDSLCYMKDEQEVQQVFDEVYQVLEEDGIFIFDVHSLHQIKDLFPEYSYHYQTDDFAFLWDSYAGKEENSIEHFLTFFVSEDEENEQFTRQDELHQERTYPLEVYLRMLENAGFQNIKPYADFEDEAPVADSRRWFFVCQK from the coding sequence ATGGCCTACGAAACATTTGCTTTCGTTTACGATGAAGTGATGGATACCAGCCTTTACGAAAAATGGTTGGCATTTTCAAAACGTCATTTGCAAGGAAAAAAAGAGATTTTGGAACTTGCGTGCGGTACGGGTGCGCTGGCGGTTGCATTTGCCAAAGAAGGCTATGATGTGACAGCGCTGGACTTATCGGAAGAAATGCTGATGATCGCCAGCAATCGTGCGTTGGAGTCAGAAACTGACATCCAATTTGTCGCAGGAGACATGCTGGATCTTTCTGAAATTGGTCAATATCAAGCAGTGACTTGTTTTTCTGATTCTCTTTGCTACATGAAAGATGAGCAGGAAGTCCAACAAGTCTTTGATGAAGTTTATCAAGTCTTGGAAGAAGATGGGATCTTTATTTTCGATGTCCATTCTCTGCATCAGATCAAGGATCTTTTTCCAGAATACAGCTACCATTATCAAACGGATGATTTCGCGTTTTTATGGGACAGCTATGCCGGAAAAGAAGAGAACAGCATCGAGCATTTTCTGACCTTTTTTGTATCAGAAGACGAGGAAAATGAGCAATTCACCCGACAAGATGAACTGCATCAAGAACGCACTTATCCGCTGGAAGTTTATCTGCGGATGCTGGAAAACGCCGGCTTTCAAAATATCAAACCTTATGCGGATTTTGAAGACGAAGCGCCTGTCGCCGACAGCCGCCGCTGGTTTTTCGTTTGTCAGAAGTAA
- a CDS encoding YebC/PmpR family DNA-binding transcriptional regulator: MGRKWANIVAKKTAKDANNSRIYAKFGIEIYAAAKSGDPDPHANQKLRFVIERAKTYNVPKHIIDRAIEKAKGSGDEQYAELRYEGFGPNGSMVIVDTLTNNVNRTAADVRAAFGKNGGNMGVSGAVSYMFDNTAIFGFAGEDADDVLEYLMEKDIDVRDVIEEDGQIIVYGEPTDFNAIQEALKEKGVSEFSVAEIQMIPQNEVQLSGEDLEKFEKMLDALEDLEDVQRVFHNVELD; encoded by the coding sequence ATGGGTCGTAAATGGGCAAATATCGTAGCAAAAAAGACTGCAAAAGATGCAAATAACAGCCGGATCTATGCAAAATTCGGAATCGAAATTTATGCGGCAGCGAAATCAGGTGATCCTGACCCACATGCGAACCAAAAATTACGGTTTGTAATTGAACGCGCGAAAACTTATAACGTACCAAAACATATCATCGACCGCGCTATCGAAAAAGCAAAAGGTTCAGGTGATGAACAATACGCTGAGTTGCGTTACGAAGGTTTTGGTCCAAATGGTTCAATGGTCATTGTAGATACATTGACGAACAACGTAAACCGGACAGCAGCTGACGTTCGTGCAGCTTTTGGTAAAAATGGCGGGAATATGGGCGTGTCTGGCGCTGTTTCTTATATGTTCGACAATACAGCGATTTTTGGTTTTGCCGGCGAAGATGCAGATGACGTGTTAGAATATTTGATGGAAAAAGATATCGATGTGCGTGATGTCATAGAAGAAGACGGACAAATCATCGTTTATGGGGAGCCAACTGATTTCAACGCGATCCAAGAAGCATTGAAAGAAAAAGGAGTTTCTGAATTTTCAGTAGCAGAGATCCAAATGATCCCTCAAAATGAAGTTCAGTTGTCTGGCGAGGATTTAGAAAAATTCGAAAAAATGCTGGATGCATTAGAAGATCTGGAAGATGTTCAACGTGTGTTCCACAACGTAGAATTAGACTAA
- the yqeK gene encoding bis(5'-nucleosyl)-tetraphosphatase (symmetrical) YqeK, whose protein sequence is MKYSGDYTSLERELLMQKIQMSMSERRFKHVLGVEKTAIALAEKYGTSPEKASIAGLAHDYAKERPDDEFQMVIRRNGFDLDLLNWDNAIWHGIVGADFVQRELEIDDPEILQAIRLHTTGAAQMSLLDKIIYVADYIEPGRDFPGVETARELAMVDLDAAVAYETKHTLSHLIQQEKPIYPKTLETYNRWVAEKN, encoded by the coding sequence ATGAAATATAGTGGAGATTATACGTCTTTAGAACGTGAACTTTTGATGCAAAAAATTCAAATGAGTATGAGCGAACGACGTTTCAAACATGTGTTAGGTGTGGAAAAAACAGCTATCGCGTTGGCTGAAAAATATGGCACTTCTCCAGAAAAAGCCAGTATTGCCGGTTTGGCACATGATTACGCAAAAGAACGTCCTGACGATGAGTTTCAAATGGTGATCCGTCGAAATGGATTTGATCTTGATTTGTTGAACTGGGACAATGCGATCTGGCATGGAATCGTCGGCGCTGATTTTGTCCAACGAGAACTTGAAATCGATGATCCTGAGATCTTGCAGGCGATCCGGCTCCATACCACCGGAGCGGCGCAAATGAGTTTATTGGATAAAATCATTTATGTTGCAGATTACATCGAACCAGGACGAGATTTTCCTGGTGTCGAAACTGCTCGCGAGTTGGCGATGGTCGATCTGGATGCGGCAGTAGCTTATGAAACGAAACATACACTCAGTCATTTGATCCAACAAGAAAAACCGATTTATCCAAAAACATTAGAGACCTACAATCGTTGGGTCGCAGAAAAAAATTAG
- a CDS encoding nucleotidyltransferase, whose product MKVCGVIVEYNPFHNGHLYHVQQAREKTGADMVIAVMSGNFLQRGEPAILDKWQRANQALQNGIDLVVELPLEWSLQPADFFAQGAIAILQALRCDFLCFGTDAADTFDYQAFGEFVAENQSLIDEEFKKNMDPNKTYPQKMTETLQKLYPGLEISENQPNHVLALSYAQMNAKYPQPMKLFPVARKGAGYHSMELSQTIASATAIRKAVQQGSEIANFVPSQTAADLTKDIITWNDYWPLLRYRILSSSHQELKNIYQMVDGLEYRIKSLIHDTEDFDDFLIKLKTKRYTRTRLQRLLCYVLLNIRQDMMEEQWQKPYLHVLGFTEAGQKFLAARKDLEWPLFTKIGKKEGTYAAVTLRGDQVYQLGKASINEQNFGRQPLRILK is encoded by the coding sequence ATGAAAGTATGCGGTGTGATCGTAGAATACAATCCGTTTCATAACGGACATCTTTATCACGTCCAGCAAGCTCGGGAAAAAACAGGCGCTGATATGGTAATCGCGGTGATGAGCGGGAACTTTTTGCAACGGGGGGAGCCTGCGATCTTAGATAAATGGCAGCGGGCAAATCAGGCGCTGCAAAATGGTATCGATCTGGTGGTAGAGTTGCCGCTTGAATGGTCCTTGCAGCCGGCGGATTTTTTTGCACAAGGCGCGATCGCGATCCTACAAGCGCTTCGTTGTGATTTTCTATGTTTTGGAACGGATGCGGCAGATACTTTTGATTACCAAGCTTTTGGCGAATTTGTCGCTGAAAATCAATCATTGATCGATGAGGAATTCAAAAAAAATATGGATCCTAATAAGACCTATCCGCAAAAAATGACTGAAACACTGCAAAAACTTTATCCTGGATTGGAAATCTCTGAAAATCAACCGAATCATGTCTTGGCATTAAGTTATGCTCAAATGAACGCGAAATATCCTCAGCCGATGAAACTTTTTCCCGTAGCTAGAAAAGGTGCCGGTTATCATTCGATGGAGTTGTCTCAGACTATCGCCAGTGCCACGGCTATTAGAAAAGCGGTGCAGCAAGGATCTGAGATCGCAAATTTTGTACCAAGTCAGACAGCCGCGGATCTTACAAAAGATATCATCACTTGGAATGATTATTGGCCGTTGTTGCGTTATCGGATCCTTTCAAGCTCCCATCAGGAATTAAAAAACATCTATCAAATGGTGGATGGGTTGGAATATCGGATCAAAAGTTTGATCCATGATACGGAAGATTTTGACGATTTTCTTATAAAACTGAAAACAAAACGTTATACAAGGACGCGCCTGCAACGGCTGCTTTGCTATGTACTTTTGAATATCCGCCAAGATATGATGGAAGAACAATGGCAAAAACCATATCTTCATGTGCTGGGTTTCACGGAAGCCGGGCAAAAATTTTTAGCTGCCCGCAAGGATCTGGAATGGCCGCTGTTTACTAAAATCGGCAAAAAAGAAGGAACATACGCCGCAGTGACATTGCGAGGCGATCAAGTATATCAACTGGGAAAAGCTTCTATCAACGAGCAGAATTTTGGCAGACAGCCCCTTAGAATTTTGAAATAG
- a CDS encoding aminoglycoside 6-adenylyltransferase, which translates to MRNEDERLELILQVAKDLPQVVAVAMSGSRVNPNAPKDEFQDYDIVYVVNDKDSLLKDRRWLDRFGKRLIMQCPEEMSLFPPTLGQRFTFLMLFEEGDRIDLMLCPFSEVESVLKEEAMLSVLYDPCHIFPDVERPSDQAYWVKKPTREEFADCCNEFWWVTTYVVKGLARKELLYASDHLYENCQQELLRLLSWHAADSKNYAISVGKNYKYLPNYLTENEQELLLKIRDLSSEEKIWQALFETEAFFHQEALAFAAREGFFYDAQTAENVMAYARKWYLQTKED; encoded by the coding sequence ATGAGAAATGAAGATGAACGTTTGGAATTGATTTTGCAAGTAGCCAAGGACTTGCCGCAAGTAGTCGCTGTGGCGATGTCAGGCTCGCGGGTCAATCCCAACGCGCCAAAAGATGAATTTCAAGATTATGACATTGTCTATGTGGTAAATGACAAAGACAGTCTTTTAAAGGATCGAAGATGGCTGGATAGATTCGGTAAACGGCTGATCATGCAGTGTCCGGAAGAAATGAGTTTATTCCCGCCGACACTGGGACAGCGATTTACTTTTTTAATGTTGTTTGAAGAAGGTGATCGTATCGATCTGATGCTTTGTCCTTTTTCAGAGGTAGAAAGCGTCTTAAAAGAAGAAGCCATGCTTTCTGTTCTTTACGATCCCTGTCATATTTTTCCTGATGTGGAACGGCCCAGTGATCAAGCTTACTGGGTGAAAAAACCTACCAGAGAGGAATTTGCAGATTGCTGCAATGAGTTTTGGTGGGTCACGACCTATGTGGTAAAAGGTTTGGCACGTAAAGAATTGCTGTATGCATCTGATCATCTTTATGAAAATTGTCAGCAAGAACTTTTGCGTTTATTGAGCTGGCATGCCGCAGACAGCAAAAATTATGCGATCAGTGTCGGGAAAAACTATAAATATCTGCCGAATTATCTTACTGAAAATGAACAGGAATTGCTGCTGAAAATCCGAGATCTGTCATCTGAAGAAAAGATCTGGCAAGCGTTGTTTGAAACGGAGGCTTTTTTTCATCAAGAAGCGCTGGCATTTGCCGCTCGGGAAGGATTTTTCTATGACGCGCAGACAGCGGAAAATGTGATGGCTTATGCCAGAAAATGGTATTTACAAACAAAAGAGGATTGA
- a CDS encoding nicotinate-nucleotide adenylyltransferase: MQPKSLVGVKTFVQPQSENIPKRKQVGILGGNFNPVHTTHLIIADQVGRTLGLEKVFLMPEYLPPHVDEKETIPAEHRLKMLELAIEDNPLLAVETIELARKGKSYTYDTMKELTEKNPDTDYYFIIGGDMVAYLPKWYRIDELTNLVNFVGVRRPNFSTETAYPIIWVDVPLMDISSSLIRKKIAQGCSAKYLLPDNVLNYIQEEGLYLDEI, encoded by the coding sequence ATGCAGCCAAAATCACTTGTTGGAGTCAAAACGTTTGTTCAACCACAATCAGAAAACATACCCAAACGTAAACAAGTAGGTATTCTTGGCGGAAATTTCAATCCTGTGCATACGACACATTTGATCATCGCCGATCAGGTAGGACGCACCTTAGGATTGGAAAAAGTTTTTTTGATGCCGGAATATTTGCCGCCTCATGTAGATGAAAAAGAAACGATCCCAGCGGAACACCGCTTAAAAATGCTGGAGCTGGCTATCGAGGATAATCCATTGTTAGCTGTTGAAACCATCGAATTAGCACGTAAAGGAAAAAGTTATACGTATGATACGATGAAAGAACTAACGGAAAAAAATCCTGATACTGATTATTACTTTATCATCGGCGGCGATATGGTGGCTTATTTGCCAAAATGGTATCGGATCGATGAATTGACGAATTTAGTCAATTTTGTAGGTGTGCGGCGTCCGAACTTTTCAACAGAGACCGCTTATCCGATCATTTGGGTGGATGTGCCGTTGATGGATATCAGTTCCTCGTTGATTCGGAAAAAAATCGCTCAAGGATGCTCTGCGAAGTACCTCTTACCGGATAATGTGCTAAACTATATTCAAGAAGAGGGGTTGTATCTTGATGAAATATAG